The Salvia miltiorrhiza cultivar Shanhuang (shh) chromosome 1, IMPLAD_Smil_shh, whole genome shotgun sequence genome has a window encoding:
- the LOC130999333 gene encoding non-specific lipid transfer protein GPI-anchored 16-like, which yields MASLQIILPILVSLSWIYGTNAQITTACSSSMISSFTPCLNFVTGSSGSGSSPTRDCCDALKSLIVNNMDCACLIITGNVPVSIPFINANLGSALPRACKSSVPMQCKSSGVPLPAPGPVLFTPPAPPAAAPVHDVPAATPLHAHAPKGSKAATAAAPPPAGSLDIAPAPSSTPKFPLGPGANPGIRPVVNPSSAASNLFAVSLPYLVLMFAGIIAFKFF from the exons ATGGCTAGTTTGCAGATAATTCTCCCAATTCTTGTAAGCTTATCTTGGATTTATGGGACGAATGCGCAGATCACGACAGCATGCAGCAGTTCCATGATAAGCAGCTTCACGCCGTGCTTGAACTTCGTGaccggcagcagcggcagcggctCCTCTCCGACACGAGATTGCTGCGATGCGTTGAAATCACTGATCGTCAACAACATGGACTGCGCCTGCCTAATCATAACCGGAAATGTGCCGGTTTCCATCCCTTTTATCAACGCCAACTTGGGAAGCGCTCTGCCCCGAGCTTGCAAATCCTCCGTCCCTATGCAGTGCAAAT CCTCTGGTGTTCCCTTACCAGCTCCAG GTCCTGTATTATTTACGCCTCCTGCACCACCTGCTGCTGCACCTGTTCATGATGTCCCTGCTGCTACTCCGCTTCATGCTCATGCTCCCAAAG GTTCTAAAGCCGCGACCGCGGCTGCTCCGCCTCCAGCCGGAAGCTTGGATATCGCACCGGCGCCGTCGTCTACTCCTAAATTTCCGTTAGGTCCAGGTGCAAATCCGGGGATTAGACCAGTGGTGAACCCCAGCTCAGCAGCCTCGAATCTATTCGCCGTTTCATTGCCATATCTTGTTTTAATGTTTGCAGGCATTATTGCTTTTAAATTCTTCTAA